The sequence below is a genomic window from Streptomyces sp. B21-105.
TCGATCATCTACCTGCTGGCCGCGCAGGCCCTCCACGAGGGCGGCGGCGGCCAGTCCCTCCAGGTGCGCGGGGTCAGTCTGGACGTCACCAGCGCGTCCTGTCCCGCGGTGAACAGCGCGCCCGAGGCAGAGATCAACGCGGTGCTCAAGCAGTGCGACGCCATCCAGCGGCAGCAGGCTCTGGACGACCTCCTCAGCCGCTCCCTGCTGGCCCTCCTCGGCCTCGCCGTCATCGCCTTCGCCTTCGGCTACGCCATGGCCGGACGCGTCCTGTCCCCGCTGGGCCGGATCACGCGCACCGCGCGCGCGGTGGCGGGCTCCGACCTGTCCCGCCGGATCGAGCTGGACGGACCGGACGACGAACTGAAGGAGCTTGCCGACACCTTCGACGACATGCTGGAGCGTCTGCAGCGCGCGTTCACCGCCCAGCAGCGTTTCGTGGGCAACGCCTCGCACGAGCTGCGCACACCGCTCGCGATCAACCGCACCCTGCTGGAGGTGCACCTCTCCGACCCGGGCGCGCCGCCGGAGCTGCAGCAGCTGGGCAAGACGCTGCTGGCCACCAACGAGCGCAGCGAGCAACTGGTCGAGGGGCTGCTGCTGCTCGCCCGCAGCGACAACCAGATCGTCGAGCGCAAGCCGGTCGACCTGGCCGAGGTGGCCGAGCAGGCCATCGATCAGGTGCACGGGGAGGCGGCGGCGAAGGGCGTGCTGATCCGCGGGGAGCAGAAGCCCGCGGTCGTCCAGGGCAACGGCGTCCTGCTGGAGCGGATCGCCCTGAACCTCGTCCAGAACGCGGTTCGGTACAACGTTCCCGAGGGCGGGTGGGTCGAGGTGACCACCGAGATCCAGCACGGCCAGGCGGTGCTCGTGGTGTCGAACACCGGGCCGGTCGTGCCGGCGTATGAGATCGACAATCTGTTCGAGCCTTTCCGCCGGTTGCGCACCGAGCGGACGGGTAGCGACAAGGGGGTCG
It includes:
- a CDS encoding sensor histidine kinase, producing the protein MATTPTPVQAPPKPTWDPRSPQTPFPWLRPTIRIRLTLLYGGMFLIAGIVLLSIIYLLAAQALHEGGGGQSLQVRGVSLDVTSASCPAVNSAPEAEINAVLKQCDAIQRQQALDDLLSRSLLALLGLAVIAFAFGYAMAGRVLSPLGRITRTARAVAGSDLSRRIELDGPDDELKELADTFDDMLERLQRAFTAQQRFVGNASHELRTPLAINRTLLEVHLSDPGAPPELQQLGKTLLATNERSEQLVEGLLLLARSDNQIVERKPVDLAEVAEQAIDQVHGEAAAKGVLIRGEQKPAVVQGNGVLLERIALNLVQNAVRYNVPEGGWVEVTTEIQHGQAVLVVSNTGPVVPAYEIDNLFEPFRRLRTERTGSDKGVGLGLSIVRSVARAHGGHIAAQPREGGGLVMRVTLPV